The proteins below are encoded in one region of Candidatus Flexicrinis proximus:
- a CDS encoding CYTH domain-containing protein, producing the protein MPVEIEIKSLLGSAEAAGRLRSALQARGAVLSESSRQLNHYFTGSALAQLVERARTFLHPDQHIQLTDIARRARKASVRTRLLNDTVLLIVKASLDDTTSANGITRLEFEAPANHLNVDQLDAEVLKAGFEVQAMWSRQREAYQLGAITICLDKNAGYGWLAEFEIMADDDSLSVNQTAALRSLMTELGVEELPQERLERMFAHYNANWRDYYGTDLTFTVD; encoded by the coding sequence ATGCCGGTTGAAATCGAAATCAAGTCCCTTCTGGGAAGCGCGGAGGCAGCCGGCCGGCTGCGCTCCGCGCTTCAGGCCCGTGGCGCTGTCCTCAGTGAATCGAGCCGGCAGCTTAACCACTACTTCACTGGTTCGGCCCTCGCGCAGTTGGTTGAACGTGCCCGCACTTTCCTGCACCCGGACCAGCACATCCAGCTAACCGATATTGCCCGCCGCGCCCGCAAAGCCTCGGTACGCACCCGCCTGCTGAACGATACGGTCTTGCTGATTGTCAAAGCGTCACTCGACGACACGACCAGCGCCAACGGTATCACGCGGCTTGAGTTCGAGGCGCCCGCGAATCACCTTAACGTGGACCAACTCGATGCTGAAGTCCTCAAAGCCGGCTTTGAGGTACAGGCAATGTGGTCGCGTCAGCGCGAAGCCTATCAGTTGGGCGCCATCACGATCTGCCTCGACAAGAATGCCGGCTATGGCTGGCTAGCAGAGTTCGAGATTATGGCGGATGACGACAGCCTGTCGGTCAATCAGACCGCCGCGCTCCGGTCGCTGATGACGGAGCTGGGCGTAGAAGAACTGCCGCAAGAGCGCCTGGAGAGAATGTTCGCGCACTACAACGCCAACTGGCGCGATTACTACGGCACCGACCTGACGTTTACCGTCGATTGA